A single window of Nicotiana tomentosiformis chromosome 1, ASM39032v3, whole genome shotgun sequence DNA harbors:
- the LOC138906624 gene encoding histone H2A.Z-specific chaperone CHZ1-like, with amino-acid sequence MLSLMHSSRVSDVAHWLLIVQKILEEIHARGFNLTEEIKKAKEHEADARDLASDDDDDDDDDENESRRETLEEIHARFFDLTEEIKKVKELEADARALVSDDDDDENESRETLEEIHSRGFDLTEEIKKAKELEADARALASDDDDDDDDENESREILEEIHVQGFDLTEEIKNAKELEADARALASDDDDDDDDDDDENESRSESGEELDREETAPGDNLGP; translated from the exons atgttatCCCTTATgcatagtagtcgagtgagtgatgtAGCTCATTGGCTTTTAATagtcca GAAAATCCTCGAGGAAATCCATGCTCGTGGTTTCAAtcttactgaagagataaaaaaggctaaggAGCATGAAGCCGATGCTAGAGAcctggcttccgatgatgatgatgatgatgatgatgatgagaacgAGAGCAG gagggaaaccctcgaggaaatccatgcTCGATTTTTTGAtcttactgaagagataaaaaaggtaAAGGAGCTTGAAGCCGATGCTAGAGCCCtggtttccgatgatgatgatgatgagaacgAGAGCAG ggaaaccctcgaggaaatccattctcgaggtttcgatcttactgaagagataaaaaaggctaaggagcttgaagccgATGCTAGAGccctggcttccgatgatgatgatgatgatgatgatgagaatgaGAGCAG ggaaatcCTTGAGGAAATCCATGTTCAAGGTTTCGAtcttactgaagagataaaaaatgctaaggagcttgaagccgATGCTAGAGccctggcttccgatgatgatgatgatgatgatgatgatgatgatgagaacgAGAGCAGGTCTGAGAGCGGAGAGGAGCTCGATAGAGAAGAAACTGCTCCCGGAGATAATCTGGGAccttag